In Falco biarmicus isolate bFalBia1 chromosome 5, bFalBia1.pri, whole genome shotgun sequence, a single genomic region encodes these proteins:
- the LOC130149597 gene encoding uncharacterized protein LOC130149597 isoform X1 encodes MEKYSLRADWGQLNYVMELNVTLESAGWYTCGYQHKDEKNWVRSSALSVPRQVAVTGSESSTQRAPTAPDPLLHRDLGIGLGLAAASVLLLAAVNCWILKRVGCGERCRRQQRVPSHEAEASNDNEIQSSRAGDEHHLNLRHRDPLLWPAPVTPRHWEKSRMMVFVFPRIHHV; translated from the exons ATGGAGAAGTACAGCCTGAGAGCTGACTGGGGGCAGCTGAACTATGTCATGGAGCTGAATGTCACCCTGGAGAGTGCGGGGTGGTACACGTGTGGGTACCAGCACAAGGATGAGAAGAACTGGGTGAGGAGCTCTGCCCTCAGTGTCCCCCGGCAGGTGGCCGTCACAG gCAGCGAGTCCAGCACCCAGCGAGCACCCACAG CTCCCGATCCCCTGCTCCACCGTGACTTAGGAATCGGGCTGGGACTGGCGGCTGCCTCCGTCCTCCTCCTGGCTGCCGTCAACTGCTGGATTTTGAAGCGAG TGGGCTGCGGAGAGAGATGCCGAAG GCAGCAGCGAGTTCCCAGCCACGAGGCTGAAGCAAGCAACGACAATGAAATACAGT CCTCTCGTGCAGGCGATGAACACCACCTCAACCTACGCCACCGTGACCCGCTCCTCTGGCCAGCCCCGGTAACGCCCCGGCACTGGGAAAAATCCAGaatgatggtgtttgtcttcccacGTATCCACcacgtgtga
- the LOC130149597 gene encoding uncharacterized protein LOC130149597 isoform X2 has protein sequence MEKYSLRADWGQLNYVMELNVTLESAGWYTCGYQHKDEKNWVRSSALSVPRQVAVTGSESSTQRAPTAPDPLLHRDLGIGLGLAAASVLLLAAVNCWILKRVGCGERCRRQQRVPSHEAEASNDNEIQYVSVAYIGRHRPLVQAMNTTSTYATVTRSSGQPR, from the exons ATGGAGAAGTACAGCCTGAGAGCTGACTGGGGGCAGCTGAACTATGTCATGGAGCTGAATGTCACCCTGGAGAGTGCGGGGTGGTACACGTGTGGGTACCAGCACAAGGATGAGAAGAACTGGGTGAGGAGCTCTGCCCTCAGTGTCCCCCGGCAGGTGGCCGTCACAG gCAGCGAGTCCAGCACCCAGCGAGCACCCACAG CTCCCGATCCCCTGCTCCACCGTGACTTAGGAATCGGGCTGGGACTGGCGGCTGCCTCCGTCCTCCTCCTGGCTGCCGTCAACTGCTGGATTTTGAAGCGAG TGGGCTGCGGAGAGAGATGCCGAAG GCAGCAGCGAGTTCCCAGCCACGAGGCTGAAGCAAGCAACGACAATGAAATACAGT ACGTCAGCGTTGCCTACATTGGGCGTCACAGG CCTCTCGTGCAGGCGATGAACACCACCTCAACCTACGCCACCGTGACCCGCTCCTCTGGCCAGCCCCGGTAA
- the LOC130149690 gene encoding oocyte zinc finger protein XlCOF19-like: MIDSAFLQWGAKGVLPSLPRPAQMLRSRVVGLEEKGGVLPWRTNSRSCFFPPPSRSHHGEQRPRGAHLATARPAAPTSTLQDVPSAATPARRGTHRRQIPQDPTTFPQPLPQALPRPVEATGSPAKPWVKRELSAQGKERPYPCGECGKTFGRLTHLKTHQRTHTGVKPYACGTCGKSFGHLSTLTTHQRLHTGERPYGCGACGKTFTNPSDLNKHQRSHTGERPYPCGACGKRFSQQSNLTMHQRSHTEERPYPCSACSKRFKYLADLTVHQRSHTGERPFPCPHCGKSFSNKSSLARHTRIHARVASRDK; the protein is encoded by the exons ATGATTGACAGCGCGTTCCTCCAATGGGGTGCTAAGGGGGTGTTGCCCTctctgccccgccccgcccagATGCT GAGATCTAGGGTGGTGGGGTTGGAGGAGAAGGGTGGTGTCCTCCCATGGAGAACCAACTCAAGAAGCTgcttcttccccccacccagcaGGTCCCACCATGGTGAGCAGCGACCCAGAGGTGCCCATCTTGCAACGGCAAGacctgcagcacccaccagcaccctCCAGGATGTCCCAAGCGCCGCCACCCCAGCCCGGAGAGGGACCCACCGGCGACAGATCCCTCAGGATCCCACCACCTTCCCCCAACCCCTCCCCCAGGCTCTACCCAGACCAGTAGAAGCCACCGGGAGCCCAGCGAAGCCCTGGGTTAAGCGGGAACTGTCAGCGCAAGGGAAGGAGCGTCCATATCCCTGTGGTGAGTGCGGCAAGACCTTCGGGCGCTTGACCCACCTGAAGACCCACCAGCGAACCCACACGGGGGTCAAGCCCTACGCTTGCGGCACTTGCGGCAAGAGCTTTGGCCACCTCTCCACCCTGACCACCCACCAGCGTCTCCACACGGGCGAGCGCCCTTACGGCTGCGGCGCCTGCGGCAAGACCTTCACCAACCCCTCGGACCTCAACAAGCACCAGCGGTCGCACACGGGTGAGCGGCCGTACCCCTGCGGTGCCTGCGGCAAACGCTTCAGCCAACAGTCCAACCTCACCATGCACCAGCGCAGCCACACGGAGGAGCGCCCCTACCCCTGCAGCGCCTGCAGCAAACGCTTCAAGTACTTGGCGGACCTGACGGTCCACCAGCGCTCGCATACAGGCGAGagacccttcccctgcccccactGTGGGAAGAGCTTCAGCAACAAGTCCTCCCTCGCCCGCCACACACGGATCCACGCTCGGGTGGCCTCCAGGGACAAGTGA
- the LOC130149573 gene encoding LOW QUALITY PROTEIN: natterin-3-like (The sequence of the model RefSeq protein was modified relative to this genomic sequence to represent the inferred CDS: deleted 5 bases in 4 codons), which translates to MPACETPAGASTGGSGMRTPPSYLKWVPFEGHLPADAVSNWNAYANRTEYVVCSTTGGVATPGAYVPQRGPLCFFPYGEWEWSTHDFKVLVNVGGFEALDWVADSFGSVPKNAVEGCPSVDVFVGRNQYGLGKVSKDQRALFVMVDGEEVWYKWYQVLVVKKGPADVTISDVRYNMSQAVENREDITVMKTTVRNEGCQGMRKTITMEEVTEMEHNWQMDHRVLATIHGVLRTALLAFNGMGWGVTNVTDIPWVGGASAGEYVVRTHTVEEELRPRMACAVALEGHRVDVRVPFTAQLIRQFPDGQRHRVGVTGWAHRPGGGGRPPQGHGVLAHQPTSYPLPAVGMAPSGIFRRDAERDATWFYCAISFFWFFIFFYFLFIFISSP; encoded by the exons ATGCCGGCGTGTGAG acaCCAGCTGGGGCCTCTACCGGAGGAAGCGGGATGAGGACCCCCCCATCCTACCTGAAGTGGGTGCCCTTCGAGGGCCACCTGCCCGCCGACGCCGTCTCCAACTGGAATGCCTATGCCAATAGGACCGAGTACGTAGTCTGCTCCACC ACGGGTGGGGTTGCAACACCCGGCGCCTATGTCCCCCAGCGCGGTCCCTTGTGCTTCTTCCCGTATGGAGAATGGGAATGGAGCACCCATGACTTCAAGGTGTTGGTCAACGTGGGAGGTTTTGAGGCCTTGGATTGGGTGGCCGACTCTTTTGGCAGCGTGCCCAAGAATGCCGTGGAAGGTTGTCCATCCGTTGACGTCTTCGTT GGGAGGAACCAATATGGTTTGGGCAAGGTCTCCAAGGACCAAAGGGCTCTTTTCGTCATGGTGGACGGTGAGGAGGTGTGGTACAAGTGGTACCAAGTCTTGGTGGTGAAGAAGGGCCCAGCGGACGTCACCATCTCCGACGTCCGTTACAACATGAGCCAGGCGGTAGAGAACAGGGAGGACATCACAGTGATGAAGACCACGGTGAGGAACGAAGGCTGTCAAGGGATGAGGAAAACCATCACCATGGAGGAGGTGACGGAGATGGAGCACAACTGGCAGATGGACCACAGGGTCTTGGCCACCATCCACGGGGTCTTGCGAACGGCCCTCTTGGCCTTCAACGGGATGGGCTGGGGGGTCACCAATGTCACCGACATCCCTTGGGTCGGTGGAGCCAGTGCTGGTGAGTACGTCGTCCGCACGCACACAGTGGAGGAGGAGTTGCGGCCCCGCATGGCGTGCGCGGTGGCCTTGGAAGGGCATCGCGTGGATGTTCGTGTC CCCTTCACTGCTCAACTCATCCGCCAGTTC CCCGACGGCCAACGGCACCGTGTGGGGGTCACCGGGTGGGCTCACAGACCGGGCGGTGGTGGGCGTCCGCCCCAAGGTCACGGGGTGCTGGCCCATCAACCGACATCCTACCCCCTGCCAGCCGTAGGGATGGCGCCTTCCGGAATATTCCGTCGGGATGCGGAACGTGATGCCACGTGGTTTTATTGTGCAATCTCATTTTTTtggttctttattttcttttattttctctttatttttatttcctcgCCCTAA